One Manihot esculenta cultivar AM560-2 chromosome 18, M.esculenta_v8, whole genome shotgun sequence genomic window carries:
- the LOC110625603 gene encoding uncharacterized protein LOC110625603, with protein MAVQDNDFLQWPKPMKADVSRRDPDKYCQYHCTYDYDTNSCYQLISEIERLIKKGHLQNFVKKPKGERPQQNTTVERPHRQGAGPVNDGSSGTVNMIMGGIGGWMSRRGRKRSRSREGSSNEVLQVVEHFPVTISFSPEDAHGIQISHDDALVIEAVIHNY; from the coding sequence atggcagttcaAGATAATGATTTCCTCCAATGGCCTAAGCCCATGAAAGCAGATGTAAGCCGGAGAGATCCTGACAAGTACTGCCAATACCACTGCACCTATGACTATGACACCAACAGCTGCTACCAGCTAATTAGTGAGATCGAGAGGCTAATCAAGAAGGGGCATCTCCAaaactttgtgaagaaacctAAAGGGGAGAGGCCCCAGCAGAACACCACAGTAGAGAGGCCCCATAGACAGGGGGCAGGGCCCGTGAATGACGGCTCCAGCGGAACCGTAAATATGATAATGGGAGGGATTGGAGGTTGGATGAGTAGAAGAGGAAGGAAGAGAAGCCGAAGTAGGGAGGGGAGCAGTAACGAAGTCTTGCAAGTGGTAGAGCACTTCCCAGTGACCATCTCTTTCTCCCCTGAAGATGCTCATGGCATCCAAATTTCTCATGATGATGCTCTGGTCATCGAGGCCGTCATTCACAACTATTGA
- the LOC110625604 gene encoding uncharacterized protein LOC110625604, with amino-acid sequence MATYDGAGNPREHILNYKTLMELQTLSDALVCKVFPTMLTGLARAWFNSLEAGSIKSFEDLANIFISWFIARVPVEKNTSYLETVRQRKNESLREYVAYFNTKALQISELDESRAVEAMQTGTTSSEFFGSLCRKPLP; translated from the coding sequence atggcAACATATGATGGAGCTGGGAACCCGAGGGAGCATATTCTTAACTACAAAACATTAATGGAGCTCCAAACTCTATCGGATGCCTTggtgtgcaaggtattccccacAATGCTCACAGGACTAGCGAGGGCATGGTTTAATAGTCTGGAGGCGGGAAGCATTAAGAGCTTCGAGGACCTTGCTAATATCTTCATCAGCTGGTTCATAGCAAGGGTCCCGGTTGAAAAGAATACCAGTTATTTGGAGACAGTTAGACAAAGGAAGAACGAGTCCTTGAGGGAGTATGTAGCCTATTTTAATACAAAAGCCTTGCAGATCTCGGAGTTGGATGAAAGCCGGGctgtggaggccatgcagacaGGGACCACGTCCTCTGAGTTCTTTGGGTCATTGTGCAGAAAGCCACTACCTTAG